The Desulfobulbaceae bacterium nucleotide sequence ATACCTGCCACCAAGAATGATGGCGTCGCAAAAAGCCCGATCTACTGCGTTGCAGCGCACTTTTGCTTAGCCATCCCGTGACTTTTTGTGAGACCATCAAGAATCATTCAAATTTATACGCTCTTTCTTGCTCAATATCCATAAAAAAACAAGGATATAAGCACCATCCATGATTTACACAGCAAACTCAGCGAGCACCCCCCGCAACTTCTCAAGATAAGATAATGCCAACGGCGTGTTTTCTTCAGGCGCCCACCCGGCCTTTTCTTCCTCATTCAACGAAAGATAAGGACCAGCCTTGGTCTCACAAAAAACAGTCCCCATTTCAAGACAGACCGCTGTATGCAAAACACCATGCGGAATATCCACCGCAAGATTCCCGGTGAGGAAAGACATCAGCACTGTTTCCGTCACCTCTCCGGCATCATCGAAAATTATCACACCCAAGGC carries:
- a CDS encoding cupin fold metalloprotein, WbuC family, translating into MLSHPRTFCEIVKVISRELLLHLSREARGLPRLRKNYNLHSSDNSRCHRLLNAMEPASYIRPHRHVDQEKDEAFILMRGALGVIIFDDAGEVTETVLMSFLTGNLAVDIPHGVLHTAVCLEMGTVFCETKAGPYLSLNEEEKAGWAPEENTPLALSYLEKLRGVLAEFAV